From one Pedobacter faecalis genomic stretch:
- a CDS encoding BamA/TamA family outer membrane protein, with the protein MPRRIFPALFAFSVLSLALSSASAQNRPANDSIEVAVGPEYDRVSGFHRFWLGESYRKVWATPVKIRIIELGKERGGFKIVKLGGGMQTRSLRLVDTAGQEWALRTVQKYPEQGLPESLRPTIAKAIAQDQVSTNHPFGALVVPTLASALGIPHVVPELVYVGDDPVFGEYREKFANAVYLLEPRSPYEDETDNTLKAQRKIEEDNDTRADQRLTLRARLLDFLLGDWDRHEDNWRWFADKKKGETTYIPVPRDRDKVFYKTSGVFPWILNHQWLKSHLQPYSPDIRDVQHWNFNERYFDRYFLNELDLKTWKEEVQYVQEHLTDAVVDRAFRKMPDTIFSLGGQELVHNFRSRRNKLDSLAEKYYRFLSIYVDVPASDKKEIFGIRHTAGGYIEVVVNNINKEGKKGRLVYQRTFDPAITKEIRLFGLAGDDVFNISGADQSPIKVRLIGGDGKDRFDVAGQPANKAFIYDRSDEANELPERRYAKFRLSKDTLVNKFDRNSFLYDRSGPLFSLNYNIDRGFELGLGYIIEKQGFRLEPFAVKHQFWANYSTGRQSFIFDYESTFKQAIGKNDLLIHGNLLGPNGLNNFFGIGNNTVYLDMDDEDEELYGREDGISYYRNRYDYLNIDLRLSRPLSKQFKVEAGILGSRYTSSRWGNDERFFADYDAVNPEEEIFADKYYGGFVAGFTYDSRNNPAIPKSGIYWKTSIVGQQQLDKGSDRYASVHSEFRFYINPNNSGLVLANRIGGGTVIGAPTFFQRMQLGGSSSLRGFNSRRFTGTSMAYHNLDMRLKLFNFTSYLVPGTVGLIGFNDVGRVWEKGEQSDRWHHGYGGGLYLMPGEVLLLQATVGFSREATLPYISVGFNF; encoded by the coding sequence ATGCCTCGCAGAATCTTCCCCGCGTTATTTGCCTTCAGTGTACTATCCCTTGCCCTCAGCAGTGCATCTGCTCAAAATCGCCCGGCAAACGATTCCATTGAGGTAGCCGTAGGTCCCGAATACGATCGGGTGAGCGGATTTCACCGGTTCTGGCTTGGAGAGAGTTACCGCAAGGTATGGGCCACACCAGTAAAGATCCGTATCATCGAACTGGGAAAGGAGCGGGGCGGTTTCAAAATCGTCAAGCTCGGCGGCGGCATGCAAACGCGTTCACTTCGACTGGTTGATACAGCCGGACAGGAGTGGGCCTTGCGTACGGTGCAGAAATACCCCGAGCAGGGCCTACCGGAAAGTCTGAGGCCAACCATAGCCAAGGCAATCGCGCAAGACCAGGTGTCTACCAACCATCCCTTTGGCGCACTGGTCGTTCCCACCCTGGCATCGGCATTAGGTATTCCCCATGTAGTACCTGAACTTGTTTATGTGGGCGACGACCCCGTATTTGGAGAATACCGGGAAAAGTTTGCTAACGCCGTTTATTTACTTGAACCCCGATCACCTTACGAGGATGAAACCGATAACACGCTCAAGGCGCAGCGCAAAATAGAAGAGGATAATGATACCCGGGCAGATCAGCGCCTGACACTCCGGGCCCGCTTGCTTGATTTTCTGTTGGGCGACTGGGACCGGCACGAGGACAACTGGCGCTGGTTCGCCGATAAAAAGAAGGGCGAAACAACTTATATTCCGGTTCCGCGCGACCGCGACAAGGTCTTCTATAAGACATCGGGTGTTTTTCCATGGATATTAAACCACCAATGGCTCAAATCGCATCTTCAGCCATATAGTCCGGATATTCGCGATGTTCAGCACTGGAATTTCAATGAACGCTATTTCGATCGTTATTTTTTAAATGAGCTGGATTTAAAAACCTGGAAGGAAGAGGTTCAATATGTACAGGAACATCTTACAGACGCGGTTGTCGACCGGGCCTTCCGCAAAATGCCGGATACCATTTTCAGCCTTGGCGGACAAGAGCTTGTGCACAATTTCAGGTCGAGGAGAAATAAACTCGACTCGCTGGCAGAAAAATACTACCGGTTTTTATCGATATATGTAGACGTACCGGCATCTGATAAAAAGGAGATTTTCGGGATTCGGCATACCGCTGGCGGATATATTGAAGTTGTCGTCAACAACATCAACAAGGAAGGAAAGAAGGGCAGGCTCGTCTATCAGCGTACCTTTGATCCTGCAATAACGAAAGAAATCAGGTTGTTCGGTTTGGCTGGTGATGATGTATTCAATATCAGCGGTGCAGATCAGTCCCCAATAAAAGTCAGGCTAATTGGCGGCGACGGAAAAGACCGTTTCGACGTAGCTGGTCAGCCTGCAAACAAGGCCTTTATCTACGACCGCTCCGATGAGGCCAACGAACTGCCCGAGCGCAGGTATGCCAAATTCCGCTTATCGAAGGATACGCTGGTGAACAAATTTGACCGCAACAGCTTCTTGTACGACCGTAGTGGCCCTTTATTCAGCTTAAATTATAATATCGACCGTGGCTTTGAGCTCGGTCTGGGTTACATTATAGAGAAGCAGGGCTTCAGACTCGAACCCTTTGCCGTTAAACACCAGTTCTGGGCCAATTATTCTACCGGACGCCAATCGTTTATTTTTGACTACGAAAGTACGTTCAAACAGGCAATCGGAAAAAACGACCTGCTTATTCACGGAAATCTCCTCGGTCCCAATGGTCTGAATAACTTCTTCGGCATCGGCAATAATACCGTATATCTGGATATGGACGACGAGGACGAAGAGCTGTATGGCCGCGAAGATGGCATCTCTTACTACAGAAACAGGTATGACTATCTGAACATAGATCTCAGATTGAGCCGCCCGCTCAGCAAGCAGTTTAAAGTTGAGGCCGGTATTCTAGGATCCCGGTACACCAGCAGCCGATGGGGCAATGACGAGCGTTTCTTCGCCGATTACGATGCAGTAAACCCTGAAGAGGAAATATTCGCTGATAAGTACTATGGTGGGTTTGTTGCCGGCTTCACCTACGATTCCAGAAACAATCCTGCCATTCCAAAAAGCGGGATATATTGGAAGACATCCATCGTCGGCCAGCAACAGTTAGATAAGGGGAGCGACCGTTATGCATCTGTTCATTCAGAGTTTCGATTTTACATCAATCCAAATAATTCCGGGCTTGTCCTGGCCAACAGGATCGGCGGCGGAACGGTAATTGGTGCTCCTACCTTCTTCCAGCGTATGCAGCTCGGCGGATCATCAAGTCTGCGCGGCTTCAACAGCAGGCGATTTACCGGAACTTCAATGGCCTACCACAACCTGGATATGCGGCTAAAATTGTTCAATTTTACTTCCTATCTGGTTCCAGGTACAGTCGGACTGATCGGATTCAATGATGTAGGCCGGGTCTGGGAAAAAGGTGAGCAATCAGACAGATGGCACCATGGTTATGGCGGCGGCCTTTACCTGATGCCAGGGGAGGTCTTGTTGCTGCAGGCGACCGTCGGGTTCTCGCGAGAAGCCACATTACCATACATATCAGTCGGGTTTAACTTTTAA
- the thiH gene encoding 2-iminoacetate synthase ThiH, with translation MDSTFKDVFGRYDWDVEKASIYSKTSVDVSNALHAVNPGLEDFKALISPAAAPYLEQMAALSQQLTQKRFGKVIQLYVPLYLSNECNNICTYCGFSLDNKVRRKTLTPIEIMQEVAAIKEMGYEHVLLVTGEANQSVHTGYFKQVLKLIKPHFSQISMEVQPLDQADYEELIPYGLNSVLVYQETYHREDYKKHHPKGKKSNFLYRLETPDRLGSAGIHKMGLGVLIGLEDWRTDSYFTAMHLSYLERKYWMSKYSLSFPRLRPFSGGLEPKVVMSDRELLQLICAYRIFNGEVELSLSTRESELFRNNVIKLGITSMSAGSRTNPGGYAVEPQSLEQFEISDERTSDEIARTIIDKGYEPVWKDWDRNLVV, from the coding sequence ATGGATAGCACGTTTAAAGATGTATTTGGCCGGTATGACTGGGATGTTGAGAAGGCAAGTATTTACAGCAAGACTTCGGTCGACGTTTCAAACGCCCTGCATGCGGTAAACCCCGGGCTGGAAGATTTTAAGGCCCTGATCTCCCCTGCCGCCGCACCCTATCTGGAGCAGATGGCAGCTTTGAGTCAGCAGCTGACACAAAAGCGGTTTGGCAAGGTCATTCAGCTCTACGTACCTCTTTATCTTTCCAATGAGTGCAACAATATATGCACCTATTGCGGCTTTAGTCTGGATAATAAAGTGCGACGCAAGACATTGACACCCATCGAGATTATGCAGGAGGTTGCGGCCATTAAGGAAATGGGCTATGAACACGTGCTGCTGGTAACAGGCGAGGCTAATCAGTCGGTACACACGGGATATTTCAAACAGGTTCTGAAACTGATCAAACCCCACTTCTCCCAGATATCGATGGAAGTACAACCCCTTGATCAGGCGGACTACGAGGAATTGATTCCCTACGGACTGAACTCGGTGCTGGTTTACCAGGAGACTTATCATAGGGAAGATTATAAAAAGCACCACCCAAAAGGTAAAAAGTCGAATTTTTTGTACCGGCTGGAGACTCCCGACCGACTTGGATCGGCCGGCATTCACAAAATGGGTTTGGGTGTGCTGATTGGTTTGGAGGACTGGCGCACAGATTCTTACTTCACGGCAATGCACCTGTCTTACCTGGAGAGAAAGTACTGGATGAGCAAATACAGCTTGTCTTTTCCACGATTAAGACCCTTTAGCGGCGGCCTTGAACCGAAGGTGGTGATGAGCGACCGGGAGTTGCTGCAGCTGATCTGTGCTTACCGGATCTTCAACGGCGAGGTGGAATTATCGCTGTCGACCCGCGAATCTGAGCTGTTCAGGAACAATGTGATTAAGCTGGGAATTACTTCTATGAGCGCGGGCTCCAGGACCAATCCGGGAGGATACGCAGTTGAACCGCAGTCGCTGGAGCAATTCGAGATCAGTGATGAGCGTACTTCGGATGAGATTGCACGAACGATTATAGATAAGGGTTATGAGCCGGTTTGGAAGGATTGGGATAGAAATCTGGTCGTTTAG
- a CDS encoding CvfB family protein, translating to MAAIGQYNDLRVVEKSDLGFILTDGEDKVLLSYHEAPKHVAVGDNLNTFVYLNKEGQMVATTRRPKACVGDFAFLTVVDDSEDGAFMDIGIGKDIFVPRREQKRPMFKGDRHVVYVFLDERNGRMTASSKLLDFVEEDDIDLEEGDEVSLLIADQSDLGYNAIIDNKYIGLLYNNELFENIAPGETRKGWIKKIRVEGKIDLSLRPMGYGHILDTKDTVLAELKASGGVISLGDKSDPDKIYDRFAISKNAFKKVIGGLYKDRLITVSDHEIRLVDQEGD from the coding sequence ATGGCAGCAATAGGACAATACAATGATCTCCGGGTGGTCGAGAAATCGGATTTAGGCTTTATTTTGACGGATGGTGAGGATAAAGTGCTGTTATCCTATCATGAGGCGCCAAAGCATGTTGCTGTCGGCGATAATCTGAACACCTTCGTTTATCTGAATAAAGAGGGCCAAATGGTAGCCACAACGAGGCGACCGAAAGCCTGTGTAGGAGATTTTGCTTTTTTGACCGTTGTGGATGATTCTGAGGACGGTGCCTTTATGGATATCGGTATTGGCAAGGATATTTTTGTGCCGCGCCGTGAGCAGAAACGCCCGATGTTTAAGGGCGACAGGCATGTGGTGTATGTGTTTCTTGATGAGCGGAACGGCCGGATGACGGCTTCGTCTAAGCTGCTCGACTTTGTGGAAGAGGATGATATTGATCTGGAAGAGGGCGACGAGGTAAGTTTGCTGATTGCGGACCAGTCTGATTTGGGCTATAATGCGATCATCGACAATAAATATATCGGATTATTATATAACAACGAGTTGTTCGAAAATATTGCCCCAGGTGAAACCAGAAAAGGCTGGATCAAAAAAATCCGTGTGGAGGGCAAAATTGACCTGAGTCTGCGCCCGATGGGTTATGGGCATATTCTTGATACTAAAGACACCGTTTTAGCTGAACTTAAAGCAAGCGGCGGTGTGATTTCCCTGGGCGACAAAAGTGACCCGGATAAGATCTACGATCGTTTTGCAATCAGCAAGAATGCGTTCAAAAAGGTGATCGGCGGCTTGTATAAGGACAGATTGATCACGGTATCTGACCATGAGATCAGGCTGGTTGACCAGGAAGGGGATTAA
- a CDS encoding GAF domain-containing protein, protein MQAITLNLNTHTEPTSGNNLLGAEIHLSLYPFIRYVEARVEVEKTAKVNFYKYILEQFEKFPELRRPIAADQAAKYAPLFELIHTSLSPILNDEQNQCWAIGTPLTGLFHYGTDAFYSVFMEPNRCNLKHDLTLPPKKEMEAELLSSFYNLVMEKYYNFSLTNTQSSIHSIIDPETHLLKYYRLDVDTRFLDISTEAKLPEYNLKDVKDDIKDERNILKILTKLIPPQLFKIEGISIVSLTDVTAEYILESVKNLIIAHNESRKAEHSEAINVALKALVGTDQADFGMLPYLQLNKKLMINEHSGFKSIVVQLARERELDEKEVHRLIEDYLKQPRTLIFPEITKEEQENYPLLQLLGEEGIKSYALFPLYYNAKLVGCLEFYTRERKVFNGHTLTKIERAFPLLAQLFHNIITDFNNEIQDIITDKFTALQPAIQWRFNEAAYHYMQSGARERNLPVESIFFRDVFPFYGAIDIRNSSIQRNAAIRKDLTLQFELLDKTLRKIGETVALCDHDLPQSDCIWDYRQVDELSDREILKTEDYLQRQIPAALRQLSAEHPQLKGAVSEYFLQSGPESKIFDNRERYEKSMQMINLAVTRHLDEFNAELQAIYPNYFEKFRTDGVEFDIYLGQSIAPDVPFRDELLGAFRLRQLRVLAEIAQTTNNLGPYFSLPLETTQLIFVYDKPIDVSFRIDEQRFDVEGSYNIRYQMVKKRIDKAHIKNTTERLTQPGKIAIVYFNHSEAQEYMRYIKKLQKQNLLGEEVERLEIEELQGVEGLKALRVSVNLNNSMK, encoded by the coding sequence ATGCAAGCTATCACGTTAAATCTCAACACACATACTGAGCCTACTAGCGGAAATAATCTGCTTGGCGCAGAAATACACTTGTCATTATACCCTTTTATCAGGTATGTAGAGGCGAGGGTGGAGGTTGAAAAAACGGCAAAGGTCAATTTTTACAAGTACATCTTAGAACAGTTTGAAAAATTTCCCGAACTGCGGCGGCCAATTGCTGCCGACCAGGCTGCAAAGTATGCGCCGCTTTTTGAACTGATCCACACTTCTTTATCGCCTATTCTAAATGATGAACAGAATCAGTGCTGGGCTATCGGTACCCCGCTAACTGGCCTATTCCACTACGGAACGGATGCTTTTTACAGCGTGTTTATGGAGCCAAACCGCTGTAACCTAAAACACGACCTTACGCTGCCACCAAAAAAGGAAATGGAAGCGGAGCTGCTGTCATCATTTTACAACCTCGTCATGGAGAAGTACTATAATTTCTCTTTAACGAATACACAATCTTCTATTCATTCTATTATAGATCCGGAAACACACTTACTCAAGTACTACCGTTTGGACGTAGACACCCGGTTTTTAGATATAAGCACCGAGGCAAAACTTCCGGAGTATAATCTGAAGGATGTTAAAGACGATATTAAGGACGAGCGAAATATCCTTAAAATTCTTACAAAGCTCATCCCGCCTCAGTTGTTTAAGATTGAGGGCATATCCATCGTCAGCTTAACAGACGTCACCGCAGAGTATATTCTTGAATCAGTTAAAAACCTGATTATTGCGCACAACGAGTCGCGCAAAGCGGAGCATAGCGAAGCCATTAACGTTGCGCTCAAGGCGCTGGTGGGTACAGATCAGGCCGATTTTGGTATGCTGCCCTATCTGCAGCTGAACAAAAAACTCATGATCAACGAGCATTCTGGTTTCAAGAGCATCGTTGTACAGCTGGCGCGCGAGCGCGAACTGGATGAAAAAGAGGTCCACCGCCTTATTGAAGATTACCTGAAGCAACCGCGCACGCTCATATTTCCTGAAATTACAAAGGAAGAACAGGAAAACTATCCCTTGCTGCAACTCCTGGGCGAAGAGGGCATTAAATCCTATGCACTGTTCCCCTTATATTACAATGCCAAGCTGGTAGGCTGTCTGGAGTTCTATACGCGCGAACGAAAAGTATTTAACGGTCACACGCTGACTAAGATCGAGCGGGCCTTTCCGTTGCTTGCTCAGCTGTTTCACAACATCATAACCGATTTCAATAACGAGATCCAGGATATTATTACCGACAAATTTACGGCACTCCAGCCGGCCATACAGTGGCGGTTCAATGAGGCTGCCTATCACTACATGCAGTCCGGTGCCCGCGAGCGTAATTTGCCGGTCGAGTCCATATTTTTCCGTGATGTGTTTCCCTTCTACGGTGCTATAGATATTCGTAATTCCAGCATTCAGCGTAATGCGGCCATCCGAAAAGATCTTACCCTGCAGTTCGAACTGCTCGACAAAACGCTTCGAAAGATTGGGGAAACAGTTGCGCTTTGCGATCACGATCTGCCGCAATCCGACTGTATTTGGGACTACAGGCAAGTCGACGAGCTATCCGATAGGGAGATCCTGAAAACCGAAGACTACCTGCAGCGACAAATACCTGCAGCCCTCCGGCAGCTAAGTGCTGAGCATCCGCAGCTTAAGGGTGCGGTTTCGGAGTATTTTCTGCAATCCGGCCCCGAAAGCAAAATATTTGACAACAGGGAGCGGTACGAAAAGAGCATGCAGATGATTAATCTCGCAGTCACCCGTCACCTGGACGAATTCAATGCTGAACTCCAGGCCATTTATCCGAATTATTTTGAAAAATTCAGGACCGATGGTGTAGAATTCGACATATATCTGGGTCAGTCAATTGCCCCCGACGTGCCTTTCAGGGACGAACTTCTGGGTGCCTTCAGGCTAAGACAACTCCGTGTGCTGGCTGAAATAGCGCAAACGACGAACAATCTTGGGCCATATTTTTCGCTTCCGCTGGAAACCACACAACTCATATTTGTTTACGACAAGCCAATTGATGTCAGTTTTCGGATCGACGAGCAACGCTTCGATGTAGAGGGCAGTTACAATATCCGCTACCAGATGGTTAAGAAGCGAATAGATAAAGCACACATAAAGAATACAACAGAACGCTTAACCCAGCCCGGCAAAATCGCGATTGTATACTTCAACCATTCTGAGGCCCAGGAATATATGCGCTATATCAAAAAGCTTCAAAAGCAAAACTTGCTGGGCGAAGAGGTTGAACGCCTGGAGATTGAAGAGCTGCAGGGTGTAGAGGGTCTTAAAGCGCTCAGAGTCAGCGTTAATTTGAACAACTCAATGAAGTAA
- a CDS encoding DUF6965 family protein → MNADEYEAAFHGIDLPKEVELFPGSYVPDVRFFLDAQLNLLRHLGTERQRDAVRYRLNRLLEIINENNENS, encoded by the coding sequence ATGAACGCAGATGAATATGAGGCGGCTTTCCACGGAATAGATTTGCCAAAGGAAGTAGAGTTGTTTCCCGGAAGCTATGTGCCTGATGTGCGCTTCTTCCTTGATGCACAACTTAATTTGTTGAGACATTTGGGGACCGAGCGTCAGCGAGACGCAGTCAGATACCGCCTAAACCGCCTGCTGGAAATTATTAATGAAAATAATGAAAATTCCTGA
- a CDS encoding S1 family peptidase → MMRKYFCALALLSLVLNVAFAQSADLKKLEDITTTAIKKAYAASVRCYGFDTVKKQQNSSQFSAVSVKDGYILTVAHAIVPGNTYKIRFADGRETIAVALGEITDQERQGLPDMGLMKLLEPGDWPYAEMGWSYSLKRNEPCISISYPETLNLLTPTVRFGRITNPADEWGFVVSTCKMEPGDSGGGLFDYMGRVIALHSRIAMSEDVNFEVPVDKYRQYWSALLKRESYKQFPAQQDEVGKDPEQGNILILPYLETLPTELQHVDRRAGERVIRIRSAVNGSERYVLGTVFNYKGKTVIVSKSSEVGDAPELMGNGKGDQGLRVLKRDHFNDLVLLQAKSKMKAAFKLDSRKETDSLSTEDTGRFLLSPIPSAPAKVSVISASGIYLPRKYSVGYFGAGATFIEEKITITRFGPSSPAAKVLKLKDHITQINGVIVSLPPHYGAELMKYNAGDTISIDGMREGVPFHVKVGLTSTPAMSDHPAEHFAGGKSRRPDGFKGVFIHDAALRPEECGGPVLDREGNLQGINIARFSRTASLAVPLAIVKSFIGI, encoded by the coding sequence ATGATGAGAAAATATTTTTGTGCGCTGGCACTTCTTTCACTGGTGTTAAACGTTGCGTTTGCCCAGTCGGCAGACCTGAAAAAGCTTGAAGACATAACAACAACCGCGATAAAAAAAGCATATGCAGCGAGCGTGCGCTGCTATGGTTTCGATACCGTTAAAAAGCAACAGAACAGCTCGCAGTTCAGTGCTGTATCGGTGAAAGATGGTTATATCCTGACGGTGGCACATGCAATAGTTCCCGGCAACACCTATAAGATCCGTTTTGCTGACGGCAGGGAAACAATAGCTGTAGCCCTTGGTGAGATTACAGATCAGGAACGTCAGGGACTTCCAGATATGGGTTTAATGAAATTGCTGGAGCCGGGAGACTGGCCGTATGCCGAGATGGGCTGGTCGTACAGTTTGAAGCGCAACGAACCCTGCATCAGCATATCCTATCCGGAAACCCTAAACTTGTTAACGCCTACAGTCAGGTTTGGCCGCATTACCAATCCGGCAGACGAATGGGGTTTCGTGGTATCTACCTGCAAGATGGAACCGGGTGATTCGGGTGGGGGTCTGTTTGACTACATGGGGCGGGTAATTGCGCTCCACAGCAGGATAGCCATGTCTGAAGATGTGAACTTTGAGGTGCCGGTAGACAAATACAGGCAGTATTGGTCGGCCCTGCTGAAGCGCGAAAGCTACAAGCAGTTTCCGGCTCAGCAGGATGAAGTGGGCAAAGACCCGGAACAGGGAAACATTCTGATATTGCCATATCTTGAAACGCTTCCAACTGAATTACAACACGTTGACAGGCGTGCCGGCGAGCGTGTTATACGTATTAGAAGTGCTGTTAATGGTTCCGAAAGATACGTTTTGGGCACGGTCTTCAATTATAAAGGGAAGACTGTTATCGTGAGCAAAAGTTCCGAAGTGGGTGATGCGCCCGAGTTGATGGGGAATGGCAAGGGCGACCAAGGATTGAGGGTTTTGAAGAGAGATCATTTTAATGATCTGGTTTTGTTGCAGGCGAAGTCTAAGATGAAAGCAGCATTTAAGCTGGATAGCCGGAAAGAAACGGACTCCTTAAGTACGGAAGATACAGGTCGCTTTCTCCTGAGCCCGATTCCTTCGGCACCTGCCAAAGTGAGTGTGATAAGCGCTTCCGGTATTTATTTACCCCGAAAGTACAGCGTTGGCTATTTCGGCGCAGGCGCAACTTTCATAGAAGAGAAAATCACCATTACCCGTTTCGGGCCGTCCAGTCCGGCAGCTAAAGTGCTGAAGCTGAAAGACCATATCACGCAAATAAACGGCGTTATAGTCAGCTTGCCTCCGCATTATGGGGCTGAACTTATGAAATACAATGCCGGTGATACCATCAGCATAGATGGGATGCGCGAAGGTGTACCTTTTCATGTAAAGGTAGGTCTCACCTCGACGCCGGCTATGAGCGATCATCCGGCCGAGCACTTTGCTGGTGGAAAAAGTCGCAGGCCCGACGGGTTCAAAGGGGTTTTTATACATGATGCTGCGCTAAGACCTGAGGAATGCGGAGGTCCGGTCCTGGATCGCGAAGGTAACTTGCAGGGCATCAATATCGCGCGGTTCAGCAGGACTGCTTCGCTTGCGGTACCCCTGGCAATAGTTAAATCATTCATCGGGATATAA
- a CDS encoding SdiA-regulated family protein, protein MRRIETLILFSVIAPLVFVVACARPKATSPGSYDLTKPEKFKMPSSLLEISGIALYNGRADTIYSIQDEEGKLFRQAWGIKKQQNTKFAKNGDFEDIGMLGERIFVLKSNGRFYSFLRSEAQKKVAENVKEYRTLLPKGEYESLFADSATNKLYVLCKSCAKDKKTKRVSGYIFNYLEQADSLYLDDEFSIDLEQLKKINLKLRGRPSPSAMAKKPDTGEWYVLLSANKLLIVTDPNWSIKEGHHLNSSVFNQPEGIAFDKDMNLYISNEGDEITDGNILKFINFAR, encoded by the coding sequence ATGAGAAGAATCGAAACGCTGATCCTATTCTCAGTCATAGCGCCGCTGGTTTTTGTTGTAGCATGCGCCCGCCCTAAGGCTACATCGCCTGGCAGCTATGATCTCACCAAGCCGGAAAAGTTCAAGATGCCATCAAGTCTGCTTGAAATATCCGGCATTGCACTCTATAATGGCAGGGCAGACACCATCTACAGTATACAAGACGAAGAGGGGAAACTCTTCAGACAAGCCTGGGGAATCAAAAAGCAGCAAAACACCAAGTTTGCCAAGAACGGCGATTTTGAGGATATAGGCATGCTAGGTGAGCGGATATTTGTGCTTAAAAGCAATGGCAGGTTTTACTCCTTCCTGCGTTCAGAAGCGCAGAAGAAAGTTGCAGAAAACGTCAAAGAATACCGCACATTACTTCCGAAAGGTGAGTACGAGAGCCTGTTTGCCGATTCGGCAACAAACAAGCTATACGTTCTATGTAAAAGTTGTGCTAAAGACAAAAAGACGAAGCGCGTGAGCGGCTACATCTTCAATTATCTGGAGCAGGCCGACTCCCTTTATCTCGATGATGAGTTCAGTATTGATCTGGAGCAACTTAAAAAGATAAATCTGAAATTACGTGGTCGCCCGTCGCCCTCGGCAATGGCAAAAAAACCTGACACCGGGGAATGGTATGTTTTGCTCTCAGCCAACAAACTGCTGATCGTAACCGACCCGAACTGGTCAATTAAAGAGGGCCACCATCTAAATTCATCGGTTTTCAATCAGCCCGAAGGCATTGCGTTCGACAAGGATATGAACTTATACATCTCAAATGAGGGCGATGAGATCACAGACGGCAACATTTTAAAATTTATTAACTTTGCCAGGTAA
- a CDS encoding Pycsar system effector family protein: MANTQYSQVLDLLRLHVIRLFQSHNDLRLVYHNLSHTEQVVENAQRIVAHYNLDDKDRFIVLSACWFHDLGYLFNRKDHEASGAEMAGDFLTANQVDTDTVAQVQGCIMATKMPQEPQNLLQEIVCDADLFHLGGPDFKVRNKLMRKEAEACSGSRIDRAEWKNKTISLFKAHTYHTEFCRKLLNEGKRANLAELENGVAKAGGDLSQLLPWNAEDNSSKGDKKNKSDKPERGIETMFRITSANHQRLSDMADNKAHIMISTNSIILSVILSLLLRKLEDNPHLIIPTLLLLIICVVTMVFSILATRPSIPEGVFTNEDIRAKRVNLLFFGNFYRMSLLDYEEGMVKMMGDRDFLYGSLIRDVYAQGVVLGRKYRLLRVAYNVFMFGIVAAVLAFITAAYLVAI; encoded by the coding sequence ATGGCAAACACTCAATATAGTCAAGTATTAGACCTGCTCCGCCTGCACGTCATCAGACTCTTTCAGTCGCATAACGATCTTCGTCTTGTATACCACAATCTTAGTCACACCGAACAGGTTGTAGAAAACGCTCAGCGCATTGTAGCGCACTATAACCTCGACGACAAGGACAGGTTTATTGTATTGTCGGCCTGCTGGTTCCACGATCTGGGATATCTGTTTAATAGAAAGGACCACGAAGCCAGCGGGGCCGAAATGGCTGGAGACTTCCTGACTGCGAATCAGGTTGATACCGATACCGTTGCACAAGTGCAGGGCTGTATTATGGCGACAAAAATGCCTCAGGAGCCGCAAAACCTCCTGCAGGAAATCGTGTGCGATGCCGACCTGTTCCATCTAGGAGGTCCTGACTTCAAGGTAAGGAACAAGCTCATGCGGAAAGAAGCTGAGGCATGCTCGGGAAGCCGTATAGATCGGGCCGAATGGAAAAATAAAACCATTTCATTGTTTAAGGCGCACACCTACCATACAGAATTTTGCCGTAAACTGTTGAACGAGGGCAAAAGAGCCAACCTTGCTGAACTGGAAAACGGCGTAGCCAAAGCAGGGGGGGATTTGTCGCAATTGCTGCCATGGAATGCAGAGGATAATTCGTCTAAAGGTGACAAAAAAAATAAAAGCGATAAACCAGAGCGTGGTATAGAAACCATGTTCAGGATCACTTCGGCAAACCATCAGCGATTAAGTGATATGGCCGATAACAAAGCGCATATCATGATTTCGACAAACTCGATCATTTTATCCGTTATACTTAGTTTGCTACTTCGGAAGTTGGAGGATAATCCACACCTGATCATCCCTACATTGCTCTTGCTCATTATATGCGTGGTTACCATGGTATTCTCCATACTTGCTACACGTCCGTCTATTCCGGAAGGCGTATTTACAAATGAGGACATCAGGGCGAAACGCGTAAACCTGCTTTTCTTCGGGAACTTCTACCGGATGAGTTTGCTGGATTATGAAGAAGGAATGGTTAAAATGATGGGCGACAGGGACTTTCTTTATGGAAGCCTGATTCGTGACGTATATGCTCAGGGTGTCGTCCTGGGGCGCAAATACCGTTTACTACGCGTCGCATACAACGTGTTTATGTTTGGCATAGTGGCTGCCGTGCTCGCATTCATTACAGCGGCCTATTTAGTCGCAATTTAG